The following is a genomic window from Micromonospora cathayae.
CCGGGTGAAGCCGATCCGCAGGCTGGTCGCCTCGGCGGGTACCGCCGGCACGCCGGCCACCCGCGCGGCGGCCGTCTGGTGGCGTCGCCGGGTCCGGGTCTCGGCCGACCGCAGGCTGCTGATCCGCCGGTCCAGCAGCCCCAGCCGGGACTGCACCGCCGGTTGCCGGAAGCCCAGCAGGACCCGCAGGTCCCGGTGGGCCGCCCGGTCGACGATCGGCCCGACCACCGTGTCGAGCAGCGCCGCCGGGTCGGTGGCCGCGTCGATGTTGTCGATCAGCAGGGAGCGGGGCGACGCCTCGCCGAGCCGGGCACCGTGGTCCGGTACGACCGGACCGGCCGGCGGTTCCGGCCCGGCCGTACCGGACGACGGACCGGCCAGGTCCAGGATGCGTCGGGCCACGTCGGGGGCGCTGCGACCGGCGGCGTCCACCGCCAGGTCGACGCCGAACGGTGGTACGGCCGGCTCCGTCAGGTCGACCGCCCCGGCGGCGACGCACCCCCGATCCGTCCCGGGACCGCCGGTCGGGTCGGGACCGCCAGTCGGGTCGGTCGGGTCGGCGGCGTCGGCTGGCCCGGCCGGGTCGGCGGTGCCTTGCGGCCCGGCCGGGCGGGGGGTGCGCTCCGGCCCGGTCGGGTCGGCGGTGCCCTGCGGCCCGGTTGGGCGGGGGGTGCCGGCTGCGCCGGTGGGGTCTGCCGGGTCCGGTGCCCCGGACCCGGCCGCGGTGCCGGTCGGGTGGTCGGTGGGCGGTGCGACGAGTTGCCGGTCGGCGGAGCGGATGACCCTTCGGATCGCCGCCGAGGTGGTCGACCCGGCGTGGCCGGTGACGATCACCAGGACGTTCTGCGCGGAGCGGCGGGCGAAGAAGTCCGCCAACAGCCGGTCGATGTCGAGCCGGTCGATGTCGAGTCGGTCGGGCGGTCGCCGGACCGGCTCGTCCACCACCCAGGCCGCGACCGCCGGCACGTGCCGCACGATCGTGGGCACCGGCACCATGTACGACCGGCCGGCGGCGGGGTCGGAATGGTAGGACACCACCATGCCGACCACGTGTCCGGTCCCGGCGTCGACCACGGCCGCGCCGCTGAACCCGCCACGCACCCAGTTGCCCGGGTCGACCAGGTCCAGTTGGATCTGCTCGGACCCCGGTCCGGTCTGTCCGGCGAGGACGGCCCGGACGGTCTCCCCGTGCACGAACCCGGCCGGGAACCCGTACGCGTAGACCGGTCGTCGCCAGTCGTCGCCCAGCCGGACCAGCCGGGCGCCGGTCGTCTCCGGTACCGGGCCGGCGAGTTCCAGCAGGGCGACGTCGCCCTGGCCGTGTGCGTCGACCGGCGCCCAACCGTCGACGGCCACCTGGGCCGGCACCGACGGCGTTCCGGGCCGCCGGACCAGGTCGATCATGACCTTGGTCTCCGGTACGGGCGGGTCCGCCCCGGCCCGGCCGGCGGCCGGGTCGACGACGTGGGCGCAGGTGAGGACGTGCCGGTCGCCGAGCAGGGTGCCGCTGCCCAGGATCATCCCGTCGCCGCGGCGTACGCGGACCGGCCATGGCTGATGGCCATGGATGTCACTCACCCTCCGAAACTAGGTGAACATCAATCACCGGCGATCGGGAATGTAAAGGATGTGACTGACGGGAGATCTGCCGGTGGGTCAGGAACCGGTGGCCGGGCGGCCGGTGCAGGGCTGGTCCGGCGCGGTGACCGGCCGGCGCGGCATCATCCAGTCGAGCGTGGTCTCCTCCACCGGCCAGCCGTGCACCGTCACCCGGCTGAACGGCACCCGCGCGGCCTCCGGGCAGAGCGTCTGCGTCCGGACCAGGCCGTTGGGCAGGAACCGGACCACCCCACCGGCATCGAGGACGATCGTCGAGGTGTCGGTCACGGTGATCAACTGTCCG
Proteins encoded in this region:
- a CDS encoding S1 family peptidase, translated to MSDIHGHQPWPVRVRRGDGMILGSGTLLGDRHVLTCAHVVDPAAGRAGADPPVPETKVMIDLVRRPGTPSVPAQVAVDGWAPVDAHGQGDVALLELAGPVPETTGARLVRLGDDWRRPVYAYGFPAGFVHGETVRAVLAGQTGPGSEQIQLDLVDPGNWVRGGFSGAAVVDAGTGHVVGMVVSYHSDPAAGRSYMVPVPTIVRHVPAVAAWVVDEPVRRPPDRLDIDRLDIDRLLADFFARRSAQNVLVIVTGHAGSTTSAAIRRVIRSADRQLVAPPTDHPTGTAAGSGAPDPADPTGAAGTPRPTGPQGTADPTGPERTPRPAGPQGTADPAGPADAADPTDPTGGPDPTGGPGTDRGCVAAGAVDLTEPAVPPFGVDLAVDAAGRSAPDVARRILDLAGPSSGTAGPEPPAGPVVPDHGARLGEASPRSLLIDNIDAATDPAALLDTVVGPIVDRAAHRDLRVLLGFRQPAVQSRLGLLDRRISSLRSAETRTRRRHQTAAARVAGVPAVPAEATSLRIGFTRLRAATTAGADTGALLARLTAFERAADRALRRVEQVNRELDRGLGEHRRLQGLLNAYQAAATAGGLTEDSTLGGHYRRAHELLWAGPCDLTEADRAVHGYAAAVRAALDARGDGRSG